One genomic segment of Methanothermobacter wolfeii includes these proteins:
- a CDS encoding 4Fe-4S binding protein encodes MFISTGKCEGLGECVKACPTKAIRMIDGKAFSCITCGACMEACPNKAIRRNRYGGYFVDRAKCNACGICERTCPVNSIKIEDGVVWGICARCGLCVDSCPLGARVDAFDLIEDRQLQFLESLNLAVRPPVKRRPVKHEASRVNVVTDTDRCTLCRRCQYYCPTGAIIVETDTESVCTECRVCQDVCPVGAIEDLEIDPEKCTLCLKCLRECPSRAIYLDDFAVKIRKSPEGAAGSIVSCLNCGLCAERCERGALRMVDGKLRHDPTLCRDCEDEPCLDVCPVGTLRMVDGELRGYCVSCGRCVQACDVSEARSFRTVKWDGSVSEDCISCGICAEICPEDAITLRRGSIEVDTDHCILCEKCGIHCPADAIPRTTMRKRRIKEGFTLIDPGLCIGCGLCMELCPEDAISRDEDGRMIVDDDKCIYCGACSNICPARAVIFEREFDERKVS; translated from the coding sequence ATGTTTATATCAACGGGAAAATGCGAGGGACTCGGGGAATGTGTTAAGGCATGCCCGACAAAGGCCATAAGGATGATTGATGGGAAGGCCTTCAGCTGCATAACCTGCGGTGCATGCATGGAGGCATGTCCCAACAAGGCCATACGGAGGAACAGGTACGGAGGATACTTTGTAGACAGGGCAAAATGCAATGCCTGCGGTATATGTGAAAGGACATGCCCAGTGAACAGCATAAAAATAGAGGATGGAGTAGTATGGGGGATATGCGCCAGGTGCGGGCTATGCGTTGACTCATGCCCCCTGGGGGCACGCGTGGACGCATTCGATCTTATAGAGGACAGGCAGCTCCAGTTCCTGGAATCACTCAACCTTGCAGTCAGGCCACCGGTTAAGAGAAGGCCGGTGAAGCATGAAGCATCAAGGGTGAACGTGGTCACAGACACCGACAGGTGCACCCTCTGCAGGAGATGCCAGTACTACTGCCCAACAGGCGCCATAATCGTGGAAACCGATACTGAGAGTGTATGTACAGAGTGCCGTGTCTGCCAGGACGTCTGCCCTGTCGGCGCAATAGAGGACCTTGAAATAGACCCTGAAAAATGCACACTCTGCCTCAAATGTCTCAGGGAATGTCCTAGCAGGGCAATCTACCTTGATGACTTCGCGGTTAAGATCAGGAAGTCCCCTGAAGGGGCAGCTGGCAGCATAGTCTCCTGCCTGAACTGCGGCCTCTGCGCAGAGAGGTGTGAGAGGGGAGCCCTCAGGATGGTTGATGGTAAACTCCGCCATGACCCAACACTCTGCAGGGACTGTGAGGATGAACCATGCCTGGACGTCTGCCCTGTAGGAACACTCCGGATGGTTGATGGTGAGCTCAGGGGTTACTGTGTCTCATGCGGGCGCTGTGTGCAGGCCTGTGACGTCAGTGAAGCCCGAAGCTTCAGAACGGTTAAATGGGATGGTTCGGTGTCAGAAGACTGCATATCCTGCGGTATATGTGCCGAGATATGCCCTGAGGATGCCATAACCCTCAGGAGGGGTTCAATAGAGGTTGACACTGACCACTGCATACTCTGTGAGAAATGCGGAATCCACTGCCCTGCGGATGCCATACCACGAACAACCATGAGGAAGAGGAGGATTAAGGAAGGATTCACCCTTATAGATCCAGGGCTCTGCATAGGATGCGGGCTCTGCATGGAGCTATGCCCCGAGGATGCCATATCCCGGGATGAGGATGGAAGGATGATTGTTGATGATGATAAATGCATATACTGCGGTGCATGTTCAAATATATGCCCTGCAAGGGCCGTGATCTTTGAAAGGGAGTTCGATGAGAGAAAGGTGAGCTAG
- a CDS encoding energy-converting hydrogenase B subunit J yields the protein MFPGPVIFGFLLGLILGSRIREDMFPASSYLVVLVVLVLVAWNLGPFPYYTDLPIATGFVAAVLGIMTGKILFRR from the coding sequence ATGTTTCCAGGTCCGGTGATCTTCGGATTCCTACTCGGCCTGATACTTGGAAGCAGAATAAGGGAAGACATGTTCCCTGCATCATCATACCTGGTGGTGCTGGTGGTCCTTGTCCTTGTGGCATGGAATCTGGGGCCCTTCCCATACTACACGGATCTGCCCATCGCCACGGGATTCGTAGCTGCAGTACTGGGTATAATGACTGGTAAAATCTTATTCAGACGCTAA
- a CDS encoding MnhB domain-containing protein, with the protein MSTILKIFAFPAAMLIMCLGILTILGGHITPGGGFQGGAMIAAGFIFCAVVYGIEKSPFQFSHEFMSAMESIGALGYVGLGLCGLLFSGFFLYNLGVDLYGITPAVSRFFNYPDPVNAGIIPYLNIVVGLKVLVGLSAIVITFMEFRGEGSGE; encoded by the coding sequence ATGAGCACAATACTTAAGATATTCGCATTCCCGGCAGCAATGCTTATAATGTGCCTCGGGATTCTCACAATACTCGGAGGTCATATAACACCTGGAGGAGGCTTCCAGGGAGGTGCAATGATAGCAGCAGGATTCATATTCTGCGCGGTTGTATACGGGATTGAGAAGAGCCCCTTCCAGTTCTCCCATGAGTTCATGTCTGCAATGGAGAGCATAGGAGCACTGGGATACGTTGGCCTCGGACTCTGCGGGCTGCTCTTCTCAGGTTTCTTCCTGTATAACCTTGGAGTTGACCTCTACGGCATCACACCCGCTGTCAGCAGATTCTTCAACTATCCAGATCCTGTAAATGCCGGAATAATACCCTACCTGAACATAGTTGTTGGACTCAAGGTCCTGGTGGGGCTCAGTGCAATAGTGATCACATTCATGGAGTTCAGGGGTGAAGGGTCCGGTGAATAG
- a CDS encoding EhbH, whose protein sequence is MSDSLRNLMATVALGLFGVTLFDAIIDFSRIINPGISQIYNYLGTSIAPNMVTVVVFDWRAYDTLGEALILVTAVLVTLLVFGRGRVQLGEK, encoded by the coding sequence GTGTCTGATTCCCTGAGGAACCTAATGGCCACGGTGGCCCTTGGACTCTTTGGAGTGACGCTCTTTGACGCCATCATAGACTTCAGCAGGATAATAAACCCTGGGATCAGCCAGATATACAATTACCTGGGCACCAGCATAGCCCCGAACATGGTCACGGTGGTTGTGTTTGACTGGAGAGCCTACGATACACTTGGAGAAGCACTTATACTCGTAACCGCAGTGCTTGTAACCCTGCTGGTCTTCGGGAGAGGCAGGGTTCAGCTGGGGGAAAAATAA
- a CDS encoding energy-converting hydrogenase B subunit G, EhbG, with protein MSFYNEIIERIRKVTEKDRVTNISASTALTAEITVIASVLIAVIMLRKINFILMVVAVLILAPVLLTSVPLSARLREEQGDGFSRMIFYVLMTLGIMVSIFYWGGSGV; from the coding sequence ATGAGCTTCTACAACGAGATTATTGAAAGGATAAGGAAGGTTACAGAGAAGGATAGGGTGACCAACATTTCAGCTTCAACAGCACTGACTGCTGAGATAACGGTCATAGCCAGCGTCCTGATTGCGGTGATAATGCTGAGAAAGATAAACTTCATCCTGATGGTGGTGGCGGTCCTGATACTCGCCCCGGTCCTCCTGACATCGGTTCCATTATCAGCAAGGCTCAGGGAGGAACAGGGGGACGGTTTCAGCAGGATGATATTCTACGTCCTCATGACCCTCGGGATAATGGTCTCAATATTCTACTGGGGTGGTTCAGGTGTCTGA
- the ehbF gene encoding energy conserving hydrogenase EhbF: MNPLIPVMVVLPILCALLLNLLHGKDRSVKALAIITALLLPIIPLIAGYGVHYFGGYAPLSENPSIASGLPSSLASSYLYSFHPAITYVFGSPQKIFLLVLSIVAFLAVLTSMNEVKRPSGVYAFLMFMGTAAVTAVVLTDDIFNLYVFFEIAALAQVGVILCSGVERNYETALKYMLIGGVAAPMLLLGVAILLGITGNVNISDIVFSLRNGIVDPANPLFLLASSLLIFGWLYGTGLPPFHTIKSAVYSRALPHGASLLQAFSVFTFTALAIVILRMFYYLPIVRWAMVFFSLAGMVLGITMALMQTDLKRMIGFLAVGELGYIGIGIGLGTAMSITAGLFQAINEALITACIFLGFGTILYMTGKSDTEELGGLMKYRPGLAGLVMLSGFIMAGVPPFNVFQSKLLLIQSAIKAGVPELGVIMILLSIVTFMTFMRAFYSVYLKPEPRGMKVESDSVPWTTVLSITVLIIICTVLGLLPWIATSQFTGIAQGLII, translated from the coding sequence ATGAATCCACTTATACCTGTCATGGTAGTTTTACCGATTCTATGCGCGCTTCTCCTGAACCTGCTCCACGGGAAGGATAGAAGCGTTAAGGCACTTGCAATCATAACAGCACTTCTCCTGCCGATCATACCATTAATTGCAGGTTACGGCGTCCATTATTTCGGAGGCTACGCCCCCCTGTCCGAGAACCCATCGATAGCTTCGGGCCTCCCATCATCACTGGCATCATCATACCTTTATTCATTCCACCCTGCAATAACATACGTCTTTGGAAGCCCCCAGAAGATATTCCTCCTTGTATTATCCATAGTGGCCTTCCTGGCGGTCCTGACATCAATGAACGAGGTTAAACGACCATCAGGAGTCTACGCCTTCCTCATGTTCATGGGGACGGCGGCCGTAACAGCAGTTGTCCTCACTGACGACATATTCAACCTCTACGTCTTCTTTGAGATAGCTGCCCTTGCACAGGTGGGGGTGATACTCTGCTCCGGTGTGGAGAGGAACTATGAAACAGCCCTCAAATACATGCTAATAGGGGGGGTTGCGGCCCCAATGCTTCTACTGGGCGTAGCCATACTCCTGGGTATAACAGGAAATGTTAACATATCAGACATAGTTTTCTCACTGAGGAACGGAATCGTGGACCCTGCAAATCCACTATTCCTCCTGGCATCGTCACTCCTAATCTTCGGATGGCTCTACGGTACAGGTCTACCACCGTTTCACACCATCAAATCAGCGGTGTACAGCAGGGCCCTCCCCCATGGAGCCTCACTCCTCCAGGCCTTCTCGGTGTTCACATTCACGGCCCTTGCCATCGTGATACTCAGGATGTTCTACTACCTCCCCATCGTAAGGTGGGCCATGGTCTTCTTCTCCCTGGCAGGCATGGTCCTTGGGATAACCATGGCCCTCATGCAGACAGACCTCAAGAGGATGATAGGTTTCCTTGCCGTCGGTGAACTAGGATACATAGGCATAGGCATCGGCCTCGGTACGGCAATGAGTATAACCGCTGGACTCTTCCAGGCCATCAACGAGGCCCTTATAACAGCATGCATCTTCCTGGGCTTCGGCACCATACTCTACATGACCGGAAAATCAGATACAGAGGAGCTGGGTGGACTGATGAAATACAGGCCGGGACTCGCTGGCCTTGTGATGCTATCAGGGTTCATAATGGCCGGTGTGCCGCCCTTCAACGTATTCCAGAGCAAACTCCTCCTGATACAGTCCGCCATAAAGGCTGGAGTCCCTGAACTTGGAGTTATAATGATACTCCTCAGCATAGTCACTTTCATGACCTTCATGAGGGCCTTTTATTCGGTCTACCTCAAGCCGGAACCGCGGGGGATGAAGGTCGAGTCAGATTCGGTGCCATGGACAACGGTCCTTTCAATCACCGTGCTTATTATCATATGCACGGTCCTGGGGCTACTGCCATGGATAGCAACCTCACAGTTCACTGGAATTGCACAGGGTCTTATAATATGA
- a CDS encoding cation:proton antiporter subunit C produces MLLSLQLASFFTAASLMVLGAVAVIFIDNLIKKVIALSFIADGVNLFLVTLGYREGGIVYIYLPGMSSAWFAQHASYPLPFALVLTSIVIGASTLAVMLGIIIILYQKHGTISASRVLED; encoded by the coding sequence ATGTTGCTCTCTCTACAGCTTGCATCATTTTTCACTGCAGCCAGCCTCATGGTCCTCGGCGCGGTTGCGGTGATATTCATAGACAACCTCATAAAGAAGGTCATAGCCCTTTCCTTCATAGCCGACGGTGTTAACCTCTTCCTGGTCACCCTGGGCTACAGGGAGGGGGGAATAGTCTACATTTATCTACCTGGAATGTCATCTGCATGGTTTGCCCAGCATGCATCATATCCCCTGCCCTTCGCACTTGTACTCACAAGCATAGTCATCGGGGCAAGCACGCTGGCGGTCATGCTCGGCATAATAATAATACTCTACCAGAAGCATGGCACCATAAGCGCATCAAGGGTGCTTGAAGACTGA
- a CDS encoding DUF4040 domain-containing protein has protein sequence MIEYVIMIIAVLGAVLALLQRDLLKAAILTGVPGAAIAALYQILLAPDVALTQAIVGSAIIPVFFALAVYRTMRMEEE, from the coding sequence ATGATTGAGTACGTAATAATGATCATAGCGGTACTGGGAGCGGTCCTTGCCCTGCTTCAGAGGGACCTGCTCAAGGCAGCCATACTCACAGGTGTACCGGGGGCTGCAATAGCGGCCCTCTACCAGATCCTCCTGGCACCTGATGTTGCCCTTACACAGGCAATTGTGGGATCAGCCATCATACCGGTATTCTTTGCCCTGGCGGTTTACAGAACAATGAGAATGGAGGAAGAATAA
- a CDS encoding cation:proton antiporter (subunit G of antiporter complex involved in resistance to high concentrations of Na+, K+, Li+ and/or alkali), translating into MDLIIIIRPVILLASSILIILAAVGILRFKDDIERVLYARIHILGIADVACILALLVLGEPLLALTYFVLVPFVSHAIANAHYHGEGD; encoded by the coding sequence ATGGATTTAATCATTATTATACGGCCGGTGATTCTCCTAGCATCCTCAATACTGATCATACTGGCTGCCGTGGGGATACTCAGATTTAAGGATGATATTGAAAGGGTGCTCTATGCAAGGATACACATACTCGGCATCGCGGATGTTGCATGCATACTGGCTCTCCTTGTCCTGGGGGAACCACTACTTGCACTGACATACTTTGTCCTTGTCCCCTTTGTTTCACATGCCATAGCAAATGCCCATTACCATGGAGAGGGTGATTGA